One window of the Sander lucioperca isolate FBNREF2018 chromosome 5, SLUC_FBN_1.2, whole genome shotgun sequence genome contains the following:
- the LOC116055558 gene encoding NACHT, LRR and PYD domains-containing protein 12-like → MQTCFLQVKLLGQKMETPKEVVLGILENLGADDFEKFKWYLQGVLKDFTAIPKSKLENVNRVNTVDMMFQTYSINTIKVTRIVLVKINQNDLVENLSNIISEPAEILAVCQRKVKSKLHKTFQCVFEGIAKAGNKTLLNQMFTEIHIAGGGTAEGNDEHEVRQIETASWKSDRPETTITYEDIFKTPPEREEPIRTVVTTGVAGIGKTVLTQKFTLDWAEGKANQDIQFTFPFTFRELNVLKEKKYSLVELVHHFFSEIKEAGICRFEEFPVVFIFDGLDECRLPLDFHNTEILTDVTESTSVDVLLTNLIRGKLLPSARLWITTRPAAANQIPVECVDMVTEVRGFTDPQKEEYFSKRSRDKKQASRIISHIKTSRSLHIMCHIPVFCWITAAVLKKVLKTREGGELPKTLTEMYIHFLVVQSKWTNVKFHDKRETDPPWSPDTRKMIESLGKLAFEQLQKGNLIFYESDLTECGIDITAASVYSGVFTQIFKEESGLYQDKVFCFVHLSVQEFLAALHVHLTFINSGVNLMSEVQSTSWWSKFFRDKSAHFYQSAVDKALQSPNGHMDLFLRFLLGLSLESNQNLLRGLFTQTESSSQTNEKTVEYIKKKICENLSAERSINLFHCLNELNDRSLVEEIQQSLRSGSLSTDKLSPAQWSALVFILLSSQNDLDVFDLKKYSVSEEALLRLLPVVKASNKALLSGCDLSERSCEALSSVLSSQPSSLRELDLSNNDLQDSGVKHLSSGLESSHCRLETLRLSGCKLSKRSCEALSSVLRSQSSSLRELDLSNNDMKNSGVKHLSPGLESPHCRLETLRLSGCNLSERSCEALSSVLSSQSSSLRELDLSNNDLQDSGVELVSAGLKCPHCRLETLSLSGCLISEEGCTFLASSLSSNPSHLRVLDLSYNHPGDTGVKLLLAGLEDPHWRLDTLMVDHGGPQRLRPGSRKYVCELELDTNTVHRKLKLSDDNRKVTRVEEYQSYPDHPDRFDRWPQLLCKDGLTGRCYWEVERRGQVSIAVSYRGIRSKGTSDDCGFGGNDQSWSLSCSVDGHYSVKHKSRTTSSSSSSSISDRVAVYVDCPAGILSFHRVSSDRLIHLHTFNTTFTQPLYPGFGVWSGASVSLSPLQD, encoded by the exons ATGCAGACATGTTTCCTCCAGGTTAAACTTTTG GGACAAAAAATGGAGACGCCTAAAGAAGTCGTCTTGGGAATTTTAGAAAATTTGGGAGCCGACGACTTTGAAAAATTTAAGTGGTACCTGCAGGGAGTCCTAAAAGACTTCACAGCAATCCCAAAGAGTAAACTGGAGAATGTAAACAGGGTGAACACAGTGGATATGATGTTCCAGACCTACAGTATAAACACTATTAAAGTGACCAGAATAGTTTTAGTGAAGATCAATCAAAATGATCTAGTGGAGAATTTATCAAACATCATctcagaacctgcag AGATTCTTGCTGTGTGCCAGCGAAAAGTCAAATCCAAATTACATAAGacgttccagtgtgtgtttgagggaattgctaaagcaggaaacaagacccttctgaatcagatgttcacagagatccaCATTGCAGggggagggactgcagagggcaatgatgaacatgaggtcagacagattgaaacagcatctTGGAAAtcagacagaccagaaacaacaatcacaTATGAAGACATATTTAAAACCCCACCTGAAAGAGaagaaccaatcagaacagtggtGACTACAGGAGTGGCTGGCattgggaaaacagtcttaacacagaagttcactctggactgggctgaaggcaaggccaaccaggacatccagttcacatttccattcactttcagggagctgaatgtgctgaaagagaaaaagtacagcttggtggaacttgttcatcacttctttagtgaaatcaaagaagcaggaatttgcaggtttgaagagttcccggttgtgttcatctttgacggtctggatgagtgtcgacttcctctggacttccacaacactgagatcctgactgatgttacagagtccacctcagtggatgtgctgctgacaaacctcatcagggggaaattgcttccctctgctcgcctctggataaccacacgacctgcagcagccaatcagatccccgttgagtgtgttgacatggtgacagaggtcagagggttcactgacccacagaaggaggagtacttcagtaAGAGATCAAGAGACAAGAagcaggccagcagaatcatctcccacatcaagacatcgcgaagcctccacatcatgtgccacatcccagtcttctgctggatcactgctgcAGTTCTAAAGAAGgtgttgaagaccagagagggaggagagctgcccaaaactctgactgagatgtacatccacttcctggtggttcagtccaaatgGACGAACGTCAAGTTTCATGACAAACGTGAAACAGATCCACCCTGGAGTCCAGACACCAGGAAGATGATTGAGTCTCtaggaaaactggcttttgagcagctgcagaaaggcaacctgatcttctatgaatcagacctgacagagtgtggcatcgatatcacagcagcctcagtgtactcaggagtgttcacacagatctttaaagaggagagtggactgtaccaggacaaggtgttctgcttcgtccatctgagtgttcaagagtttctggctgctcttcatgttcacctgacattcatcaactctggagtcaacctgaTGTCAGAAGTACAATCAACCTCCTGGTGGTCTAAATTTTTCAGGGACAAATCAGCACATTTCTACCAGAGTGCCgtggacaaggccttacagagtccaaatggacacatggacttgttcctccgcttcctcctgggtctttctcTAGAGTCCAATCAAAATCTTTTACGAGGCCTgttcacacagacagaaagtagCTCACAGACAAACGAGAAAACAGTTGAGTACATCAAAAAGAAGATTTGTgagaatctgtctgcagagagaagcatcaatctgttccactgtctgaatgaactgaatgatcgttctctagtggaggagatccaacagtccctgagatcaggaagtctctccacagataaactatctcctgctcagtggtcagctctggttttcatcttactgtcatcacaAAACGAcctggacgtgtttgacctgaagaaatattctgtttcagaggaggctcttctgaggctgctgccagtggtcaaagcctccaatAAAGCTCT ACTAAGTGGCTGTGACCtttcagagagaagctgtgaagctctgtcttcagttctcagctcccagccctctagtctgagagagctggatctGAGTAACAAcgacctgcaggattcaggagtgaagcatcTGTCCTCTGGACTAGAGAGctcacactgcagactggaaactctcag ATTGAGTGGCTGTAAACTGTCaaagagaagctgtgaagctctgtcctctgTTCTCAgatcccagtcctctagtctgagagagctggacctgagtaacaacgacATGAAgaattcaggagtgaagcatcTGTCTCCTGGACTagagagtccacactgcagactggaaactctcag attgagtggctgtaacctgtcagagagaagctgtgaagctctgtcctcagttctcagctcccagtcctctagtctgagagagctagacctgagtaacaacgacctgcaggattcaggagtggagCTGGTGTCTGCTGGACTAAAGTGTCCACACTGCcgactggaaactctcag tctctcaggctgtctgatctcagaggaaggctgtacTTTTCTGGCCTCAtctctgagctccaacccctcccatctgagagtgctggacctgagctacaatcatccaggagacacaggagtgaagctgctgttGGCTGGACTGGAGGATCCACACTGGAGACTGGACACACTCAT GGTGGACCATGGTGGACCACAGAGACTGAGACCTGGTTCaaggaagt ATGTCTGTGAACtggaactggacacaaacacagtacaccgaaaactcaaactgtctgacgacaacaggaaggtgacacgtGTGGAGGAGtatcagtcatatcctgatcatccagacagATTTGACCGCtggcctcagctgctgtgtaaagatggtctgactggtcgctgttactgggaggttgagaggagaggacaggTTTCTAtagcagtgagttacagaggaatcagaagTAAAGGAACTAGTGATGACTGTGggtttggagggaatgatcagtcctggagtctcaGCTGCTCTGTTGATGGTCATTACTCAGTCAAGCACAAAAGCAGAacaacctcctcctcctcctcctcttctatcTCTgacagagtagcagtgtatgtggactgtcctgctggcatTCTGTCCTTCCACAGAGTCTCCTCTGACAgactgatccacctccacaccttcaacaccacattcactcagcctctctatcctgggtttgggGTCTGGTCTGGtgcctcagtgtctctgagtcctctgcaggactga
- the sst1.1 gene encoding somatostatin 1, tandem duplicate 1, which translates to MKMLCSSHLLLLLLSLTASISCSSAAQRDAKLRLLLHRTPLLQGSKQDMSRASLAELLLSDLLQVENEALEEENFPLAEGEPEDVRMDLERAAASGPLLAPRERKAGCKNFFWKTFTSC; encoded by the exons aTGAAGATGCTGTGTTCCTCGcacctcctcctgctcctcctctccctcaccGCCTCCATCAGCTGCTCCTCCGCCGCGCAGAGAGACGCCAAACTCCGCCTGCTGCTGCACCGGACCCCGCTGCTGCAGGGCTCCAAACAG GACATGTCTCGAGCATCGCTGGCGGAGCTGCTCCTGTCGGACCTCCTGCAGGTGGAGAACGAGGCTCTGGAGGAGGAGAACTTCCCTCTGGCTGAAGGGGAACCCGAAGACGTCCGTATGGATCTGGAACGAGCCGCCGCCAGCGGGCCGCTGCTCGCCCCCCGAGAGAGAAAAGCCGGCTGCAAGAACTTCTTCTGGAAGACGTTCACTTCCTGCTGA